Proteins from a genomic interval of Erwinia sp. SLM-02:
- a CDS encoding isoaspartyl peptidase/L-asparaginase: MVRATIAIHGGAGTITRTSMDAKAEQRYRQALTQIVARAQAMLASGASALDAVTEAVRLLEECPMFNAGVGSVFTHQATHELDACVMDGRTLEAGAVAGVSHIRNPVLAARAVLEHSPHVLFTGAGAESFAAAQGLEMVAADFFSTPGRRKQLERAQNQQKVVLDHDEARSGEPLDPDRKMGTVGAVALDSAGNLAAATSTGGMTNKQVGRVGDSPLPGAGCYASDTVAVSCTGTGEVFIRTLAAYDVAAQMNYGGLTLQQAAEHIVMEKIPQLGGSGGMIAVDREGNVVLPFNSEGMYRGFGVVGEPPVVAIFREES; encoded by the coding sequence ATGGTCAGAGCGACGATAGCCATCCACGGTGGTGCAGGCACGATAACTCGCACCAGTATGGATGCTAAAGCCGAGCAGCGCTATCGTCAGGCGCTGACGCAGATTGTCGCCCGCGCTCAGGCTATGCTGGCCAGCGGGGCGTCCGCGCTGGACGCGGTCACCGAAGCGGTTCGTCTGTTGGAAGAGTGCCCGATGTTTAATGCCGGGGTTGGATCGGTCTTTACCCATCAGGCGACTCACGAGCTTGACGCCTGCGTGATGGACGGCCGCACGCTGGAGGCCGGAGCCGTGGCGGGCGTTTCCCACATTCGTAATCCGGTACTGGCGGCGCGCGCGGTGCTGGAACACAGCCCACACGTGCTGTTTACCGGCGCGGGTGCGGAATCGTTTGCGGCCGCACAGGGGCTGGAAATGGTGGCCGCCGACTTTTTCTCTACGCCCGGCCGCCGTAAGCAGCTTGAGCGTGCCCAGAACCAGCAGAAAGTGGTGCTGGATCACGATGAGGCGCGTTCGGGTGAACCGCTCGATCCCGACCGCAAAATGGGTACCGTCGGTGCCGTGGCGCTGGATTCCGCGGGCAATCTCGCTGCGGCCACCTCTACCGGCGGAATGACCAATAAGCAGGTTGGCCGGGTGGGCGATTCCCCACTGCCGGGCGCGGGCTGCTATGCCAGCGACACGGTGGCGGTTTCCTGCACCGGCACCGGCGAAGTGTTTATCCGCACGCTGGCGGCCTATGACGTTGCCGCGCAAATGAACTACGGCGGCCTGACGCTGCAGCAGGCGGCGGAACACATCGTGATGGAAAAAATCCCGCAGCTCGGCGGCAGCGGTGGGATGATTGCCGTCGATCGCGAGGGAAATGTGGTGCTGCCGTTTAACAGCGAAGGCATGTATCGCGGTTTCGGCGTGGTCGGCGAACCGCCGGTGGTGGCCATTTTTCGTGAGGAGTCCTGA
- the moeB gene encoding molybdopterin-synthase adenylyltransferase MoeB, which produces MHPELSDEEMLRYNRQIVLRGFDFEGQERLKAASVLVVGLGGLGCAASQYLAAAGVGHLTLLDFDHVSLSNLQRQVLHGEAQLGMAKVESARARLEAINSQIRYRTMNAQLDDRELAQLISEHQLVVDCCDNVATREQLNRLCFASKTPLVSGAAIRMEGQISVFRWGDSEPCYRCISRLFGAATLSCVEAGVMAPLVGVIGSLQAMEALRALTDYGSPVAGQLLLYDAMTLQFRTMKVARDPHCEVCANRTPT; this is translated from the coding sequence ATGCATCCAGAACTCAGCGACGAAGAGATGCTGCGCTACAACCGCCAGATTGTGCTGCGCGGTTTTGATTTTGAAGGCCAGGAACGGTTAAAGGCGGCCAGCGTGCTGGTGGTCGGCCTGGGCGGGCTGGGCTGCGCGGCCAGCCAGTATCTCGCCGCCGCGGGCGTTGGTCATCTGACCCTGCTCGACTTCGACCATGTTTCCCTGTCGAACCTGCAGCGGCAGGTGCTGCACGGCGAGGCACAGCTGGGCATGGCGAAAGTCGAATCCGCCCGTGCACGGCTGGAAGCCATTAACTCTCAAATCCGCTACCGCACCATGAATGCGCAGCTTGACGATCGCGAACTGGCTCAGCTGATTAGCGAACACCAGCTGGTGGTCGACTGCTGCGATAATGTCGCCACGCGTGAACAGCTTAACCGCCTGTGCTTTGCCAGCAAAACGCCGCTGGTGTCCGGCGCGGCGATTCGCATGGAGGGCCAAATCAGCGTGTTTCGCTGGGGCGACAGCGAGCCATGCTATCGCTGCATCAGCCGGCTGTTTGGCGCGGCAACGCTGAGCTGCGTGGAGGCCGGGGTGATGGCCCCGCTGGTCGGGGTGATCGGGTCGCTGCAGGCGATGGAAGCCCTGCGCGCACTGACCGACTACGGCAGCCCGGTCGCCGGTCAGCTACTGCTGTACGATGCCATGACCCTGCAGTTTCGCACGATGAAAGTCGCCCGGGATCCCCACTGTGAAGTCTGCGCAAATCGCACACCGACGTAG
- the moeA gene encoding molybdopterin molybdotransferase MoeA, with translation MEAFTSGLISLDDALSTMLSRITPITESEYLPLPQAAGRISAAPVISPMAVPPFDNSAMDGYAVRLADLASGAPLPVAGKAFAGSPFSGDWPAGSCIRIMTGAPVPAGCEAVVMQEQTEQRGDGVVITAGVSAGQNIRRAGEDIRNGSDVLAAGVRLGAAELPLLASLGIASVQVLRPLRVAIFSTGDELQSPGQPLAAGQIYDTNRFAVHLMLNKLGCEVIDLGIIRDDRDALRAAFNEADARADVVISSGGVSVGEADYTQRMLEELGEVTFWKLAIKPGKPFAFGRLKNSWFCGLPGNPVSAMLTFYQLVQPLLAKLTGQSGPALPPRQRVRCADALKKSPGRLDFQRGVLLRNAQGELEVKSTGHQGSHVFSSWHQANCFIVLERERGSVQPGEWVEVEPFNALLEG, from the coding sequence ATGGAAGCGTTTACATCGGGACTGATCTCCCTCGACGATGCTCTGAGCACTATGCTGAGCCGCATTACCCCCATTACTGAAAGTGAATATTTACCGCTGCCGCAGGCGGCAGGACGCATCAGCGCAGCGCCGGTCATTTCACCCATGGCCGTTCCCCCTTTTGATAATTCTGCCATGGATGGCTATGCCGTTCGCCTGGCCGATCTGGCCTCCGGTGCACCGCTGCCCGTGGCCGGTAAAGCCTTTGCCGGATCGCCGTTCAGCGGTGACTGGCCGGCCGGGAGCTGCATCCGCATTATGACCGGTGCGCCGGTACCCGCAGGGTGCGAGGCGGTGGTCATGCAGGAACAGACCGAGCAGCGCGGGGATGGCGTGGTCATCACCGCCGGGGTCAGCGCCGGGCAAAACATCCGCCGGGCCGGGGAAGATATCCGCAACGGAAGTGACGTGCTGGCCGCCGGCGTCCGGCTCGGTGCTGCCGAACTGCCGCTGCTGGCCTCGCTGGGCATTGCCAGCGTGCAGGTGCTGCGGCCGCTTCGCGTGGCAATTTTCTCTACCGGTGATGAACTCCAGTCACCGGGCCAGCCGCTCGCCGCGGGGCAGATTTACGATACCAACCGCTTTGCCGTGCATCTGATGCTCAACAAGCTGGGCTGCGAGGTTATAGACCTGGGCATTATTCGCGACGATCGCGATGCGCTGCGGGCCGCCTTTAATGAGGCCGATGCCCGCGCCGATGTGGTGATCAGCAGCGGCGGCGTCTCCGTCGGCGAAGCCGATTACACCCAGCGGATGCTGGAAGAGCTGGGCGAAGTGACCTTCTGGAAGCTGGCGATTAAGCCGGGGAAACCGTTCGCCTTTGGTCGGCTGAAAAACAGCTGGTTCTGCGGCCTGCCGGGTAACCCGGTGTCCGCCATGCTGACCTTTTACCAGCTGGTGCAGCCGCTGCTGGCTAAACTGACCGGGCAGAGCGGCCCTGCTCTGCCGCCGCGCCAGCGGGTGCGCTGCGCCGATGCCCTGAAGAAATCTCCCGGCCGCCTCGACTTCCAGCGTGGCGTCCTGTTGCGTAACGCGCAGGGAGAACTGGAGGTGAAATCGACCGGGCATCAGGGTTCCCACGTGTTCAGCTCCTGGCATCAGGCCAACTGCTTTATCGTACTTGAGCGCGAACGCGGCAGCGTGCAGCCCGGTGAATGGGTTGAGGTCGAGCCGTTTAACGCGCTGCTGGAAGGCTGA
- the gsiA gene encoding glutathione ABC transporter ATP-binding protein GsiA translates to MSALHQHHERVLTVSDLSVSFQQEDRRIQAVNNLSLTVHEGETLAIVGESGSGKSVTSLALMRLVEQGGGSIDSGSILLRRRNQQRVDLATLSPRQLREIRGADIAMIFQEPMTSLNPVFPVGEQIAESIRLHQGKDHQQALAEAKRMLDLVRIPEAKNILSRYPHQLSGGMRQRVMIAMALSCRPALLIADEPTTALDVTIQAQILQLIRVLQKEMQMGVIFITHDMGVVAEMADRVQVMYRGNVVETGEVTTLFSAPKEPYTRALLAAVPKLGAMTGRPFPQKFPLLGEEDSVAELPQDTVRKEGSPLLQVRDLVTRFDIRSGIFNRVTRRVHAVEKVSFDLHHGETLALVGESGCGKSTTGRSLLRLVESQGGSITFDGRRIDLLKGSALSHLRRDIQFIFQDPYASLDPRLTVGFSIMEPLLVHGIARGQEAEQRVASLLERVGLLPEHAQRYPHEFSGGQRQRICIARALALNPKVVIADESVSALDVSIQAQIINLMLDLQREYGIAFLFISHDMAVVERISHRVAVMYLGQIVEIGPRQAVFEHPQHPYTRKLMAAVPVAQPGQRRRERALLVDEIPSPIRALGDEPLVAPLVEVSAGHFVARHAINRA, encoded by the coding sequence ATGAGCGCGCTTCACCAGCATCATGAGCGGGTGCTGACGGTCAGCGACCTCAGCGTCAGTTTTCAGCAGGAAGACAGGCGCATTCAGGCGGTGAATAATCTCTCGTTAACGGTTCACGAAGGCGAAACGCTGGCGATAGTCGGCGAGTCCGGCTCCGGTAAATCCGTCACCTCGCTGGCGCTGATGCGGCTGGTGGAGCAGGGCGGAGGCAGTATCGACAGCGGCAGCATCCTCCTGCGCCGCCGCAACCAGCAGCGGGTCGATCTGGCCACGCTTTCTCCCCGACAGCTGCGTGAAATCCGCGGGGCGGATATCGCGATGATCTTCCAGGAGCCGATGACCTCGCTGAATCCGGTGTTTCCGGTCGGCGAGCAGATTGCGGAATCTATTCGCCTGCATCAGGGCAAGGATCACCAGCAGGCGCTGGCGGAAGCGAAGCGTATGCTGGATCTGGTACGTATTCCCGAAGCGAAAAATATCCTGTCCCGCTATCCGCATCAGCTGTCCGGCGGTATGCGTCAGCGGGTGATGATCGCTATGGCGCTCTCCTGCCGTCCGGCATTGCTGATTGCAGACGAACCCACCACCGCGCTGGACGTGACCATTCAGGCACAGATCCTGCAGCTGATCCGCGTACTGCAAAAAGAGATGCAGATGGGGGTGATTTTTATCACGCACGATATGGGCGTGGTGGCGGAGATGGCCGATCGGGTGCAGGTGATGTATCGCGGCAACGTGGTGGAAACCGGTGAGGTGACCACGCTGTTCTCCGCACCGAAGGAACCCTATACCCGGGCGCTGCTGGCGGCGGTGCCTAAACTGGGCGCAATGACGGGTCGCCCCTTTCCGCAGAAGTTTCCCCTGCTGGGCGAAGAAGATTCCGTGGCCGAACTGCCGCAGGATACCGTGCGAAAAGAGGGTTCGCCGCTGCTGCAGGTCCGCGATCTCGTTACCCGCTTTGATATCCGCAGCGGCATCTTCAACCGCGTTACCCGGCGGGTGCACGCGGTGGAAAAAGTCAGCTTCGATCTCCATCACGGCGAAACGCTGGCGCTGGTCGGGGAATCCGGCTGTGGTAAATCCACCACCGGGCGATCCCTGCTGCGGCTGGTTGAAAGCCAGGGCGGCTCGATTACCTTCGACGGCCGGCGTATAGATTTGCTCAAGGGCAGCGCGCTGTCACACCTGCGCCGCGATATTCAGTTTATTTTTCAGGATCCTTACGCTTCTCTCGACCCCCGCCTGACGGTAGGATTCTCAATTATGGAGCCGCTGCTGGTCCACGGCATCGCCCGCGGGCAGGAAGCCGAGCAGCGGGTCGCCAGCCTGCTGGAACGTGTCGGGCTGCTGCCGGAACATGCGCAGCGCTATCCGCACGAGTTTTCAGGCGGCCAGCGGCAGCGTATCTGCATCGCACGGGCGCTGGCGCTGAACCCCAAGGTGGTGATTGCCGACGAATCGGTGTCCGCGCTGGACGTGTCGATTCAGGCGCAGATTATTAACCTGATGCTCGACCTCCAGCGCGAGTACGGCATTGCGTTTCTGTTTATTTCCCATGATATGGCGGTGGTTGAACGCATCAGCCACCGGGTTGCGGTGATGTATCTGGGGCAGATCGTTGAAATCGGCCCGCGCCAGGCCGTCTTTGAACATCCGCAGCATCCTTATACCCGTAAGCTGATGGCGGCCGTACCGGTCGCCCAGCCCGGGCAACGCCGCCGCGAGCGTGCGCTGCTTGTTGATGAAATTCCCAGCCCGATCCGTGCCCTCGGCGATGAACCGCTGGTGGCCCCGCTGGTTGAGGTCAGTGCCGGGCACTTTGTCGCCCGCCATGCGATCAACCGCGCCTGA
- a CDS encoding sensor domain-containing diguanylate cyclase: MIADQHAVTSHSSKLSLRQLMIIFLLAIVSVVILINGWLIWNSWQRTITSAQDDAHNLSQSLSRQAEDTFLQVDLTLQDVSDRISLIGLNQEQHGYLRELLSSRTDSLPQLNGMAIYDAQGNWLVTSKGNIPRQINNSDREYFRYHQTHNDARVHIGKVIRSRATGDLVIPVSLRLNNSDGSFRGILLASVNLSFFKTVYGYYNLGRHNVLALMLSDGTILYLRPYIESAINRNISDSPLFTTLLKNASSGTAVYKSALDGKERVFGYSALQRYSLVTVAGYDKRQLMRGWFSTLSVYIALCTILLLVIFLLGMLVLRHISLNLKNQQELAAVRDRLTAMNRTLQTLALVDGLTGLANRRQFDLYLQHSIDRANKLQVPLALLMIDVDAFKAFNDTYGHPAGDDCLRKIADALAHLPHRPDNLVARYGGEEFAIILPGCDRDMAYRFAQQALEAITALNIPHQHNSGGQQAVSVSVGLHVMTQENQALSPQALIAGADRALYAAKNAGKNRVAENN; encoded by the coding sequence ATGATTGCAGACCAGCACGCTGTGACCTCTCACTCCAGTAAGCTTTCGTTACGTCAGCTGATGATTATTTTTTTGCTGGCGATTGTGAGCGTGGTGATCCTGATCAACGGCTGGCTAATCTGGAATTCATGGCAGCGGACCATCACCTCAGCGCAGGATGACGCGCACAATCTTTCACAGTCACTCTCACGACAGGCGGAAGACACCTTCCTGCAGGTGGACCTGACGCTGCAGGACGTCAGCGACCGTATCTCGCTGATCGGGCTTAATCAGGAACAGCACGGCTATCTGCGCGAGTTGCTCAGCTCACGCACCGATTCGTTACCGCAGCTTAACGGCATGGCCATTTATGATGCGCAGGGTAACTGGCTGGTCACGTCAAAGGGCAATATCCCCAGGCAGATTAATAACAGCGATCGGGAATACTTCCGCTATCACCAGACCCACAACGACGCCCGGGTGCATATTGGCAAGGTGATCCGCAGCCGTGCGACCGGCGATCTGGTGATCCCGGTTTCATTACGCCTGAATAACAGCGATGGTTCTTTCCGCGGCATTCTGCTGGCATCGGTGAATCTCAGTTTTTTTAAAACCGTCTACGGCTACTACAATCTCGGCCGTCATAACGTGCTGGCCCTGATGCTCAGCGACGGCACGATCCTCTATCTGCGCCCCTACATTGAGAGCGCAATCAACCGCAATATCTCCGACAGTCCGCTGTTCACTACCCTGCTGAAAAACGCCTCCAGCGGCACCGCCGTATACAAATCCGCGCTGGACGGTAAAGAGCGGGTCTTCGGCTACTCGGCCCTGCAGCGATATTCGCTGGTCACCGTCGCCGGCTATGATAAAAGGCAGCTGATGCGCGGCTGGTTCTCCACGCTGAGCGTCTATATTGCGCTTTGTACCATTCTGCTGCTGGTGATTTTCCTGCTGGGCATGCTGGTGCTGCGGCATATCAGCCTGAACCTGAAAAACCAGCAGGAGCTGGCCGCCGTGCGCGACCGGCTAACCGCCATGAACCGGACGCTGCAGACCCTGGCGCTGGTTGACGGCCTGACCGGGCTGGCTAACCGGCGTCAGTTCGATCTCTATCTGCAGCACAGTATCGATCGGGCGAACAAATTACAGGTCCCGCTCGCGCTGCTGATGATTGACGTCGACGCGTTTAAGGCATTTAACGATACTTACGGCCATCCGGCAGGCGACGACTGCCTGAGGAAAATCGCCGACGCGCTGGCCCACCTGCCCCACCGGCCGGATAATCTGGTCGCCCGCTACGGCGGTGAAGAGTTTGCGATTATTCTGCCCGGCTGCGATCGCGATATGGCCTATCGTTTCGCCCAGCAGGCGCTTGAGGCGATTACCGCGCTGAACATTCCTCATCAGCACAACAGCGGTGGCCAGCAGGCGGTCTCGGTCAGCGTTGGGCTGCATGTGATGACGCAGGAAAATCAGGCGCTGTCGCCGCAGGCGTTAATTGCCGGGGCGGATCGCGCGCTATACGCGGCGAAAAATGCGGGGAAAAATCGGGTGGCGGAGAACAATTAG